A region from the Mustela erminea isolate mMusErm1 chromosome 10, mMusErm1.Pri, whole genome shotgun sequence genome encodes:
- the RNF186 gene encoding E3 ubiquitin-protein ligase RNF186 produces the protein MACADIPQLRVPEQPQPISARATPLSAKATGPTGGHWSSSDGDLECLVCREAYSCTRPAKLLGCQHSFCAVCLKLLLCVQDNTWSVTCPLCRQATSVPGGLICSLRDQEAVVGRLSRPWPEVRLCPQRLADSAPSAAGHPGVAGEDAQEEATANRVAARRLAVHLLLLVLLIVLILPFVYPGVIRWVLASVIALALLMSSVFCCHASSQGSCCPSPGTVFCRERKHSEISSIA, from the coding sequence ATGGCTTGCGCAGACATCCCGCAGCTGCGGGTCCCAGAGCAGCCCCAGCCCATCTCGGCAAGAGCCACACCCCTCTCCGCCAAGGCCACAGGCCCGACAGGGGGCCACTGGAGCTCCTCGGATGGCGACTTAGAGTGCTTGGTGTGCCGGGAGGCCTACAGCTGTACCCGGCCGGCCAAGCTGCTGGGCTGCCAGCACTCCTTCTGTGCCGTCTGCCTCAAGCTCCTGCTGTGTGTCCAGGACAACACCTGGTCCGTCACCTGCCCCTTGTGCCGCCAGGCCACCTCTGTCCCCGGGGGCCTCATCTGCAGCCTGCGCGACCAGGAGGCCGTGGTGGGGCGACTAAGCCGGCCGTGGCCAGAGGTGCGGCTCTGTCCGCAGAGACTGGCAGATTCCGCCCCCTCGGCGGCAGGGCACCCCGGCGTTGCGGGAGAGGATGCGCAGGAAGAGGCGACCGCCAACCGCGTGGCTGCCCGGCGCCTGGCCGTGCACTTGCTCCTGCTGGTTTTGCTCATTGTCCTCATTCTGCCCTTTGTCTACCCCGGCGTCATCCGGTGGGTGCTCGCCTCAGTGATCGCCTTGGCCCTGCTAATGTCCTCCGTCTTCTGCTGTCACGCCAGCAGCCAGGGCAGCTGCTGTCCCTCCCCCGGGACTGTATTCTGCCGAGAACGGAAACACAGCGAGATCTCTTCCATCGCCTGA